Proteins encoded together in one Riemerella anatipestifer window:
- a CDS encoding RagB/SusD family nutrient uptake outer membrane protein, which translates to MKRFLIYTSLLGVFLTAESCRDSYLETVPTSDISAESITQTADNMMLSINGMHRSMYTSQGNQSQSGQSGIMIMTDALGDDLVFPSVGNGWYVSAVRWVSIQDENSADVAYPWRFYYKLIRNANVLINGGDNASGSETTRNNALGQAYAFRAFCHFQLVQLYAKRYDGTPNPNGIPLRLEPNDDPLARSSVEEVYKQINADLDKSIELLNGISRVHKSHFNVEVVRGIKARVALVLGNYKEAAEQAKLARQGFTLMSNSTYKAGFNSLDNPEWIWGSSIKEDQTAYFANFGAYMSRNFSSTNIRQNPKAMNKLLYSKFPSTDVRTQVVDPTGKHLSLSLPSNFAKYPYTSQKFLAVGTGDSRMDVPYMRAAEMYLIEAEALARLGKEPESKVVFTEFSKNRNPAYVATTATGEAYINEILDSRRIELWGEGFRFLDLKRLNQPLNRTGSNHNSVVVNNVFEVSAGDSRWTFLIPRRELNANPLIKQN; encoded by the coding sequence ATGAAAAGATTTTTAATATACACTTCTCTATTAGGAGTATTTTTAACAGCAGAATCTTGTAGAGATTCTTATCTTGAGACAGTTCCTACTAGTGATATTTCAGCAGAAAGTATTACCCAAACAGCGGATAATATGATGCTATCTATAAATGGTATGCACCGAAGTATGTATACTAGTCAGGGGAATCAATCACAATCTGGGCAGTCAGGCATTATGATTATGACGGATGCTTTAGGAGATGATTTGGTATTTCCTAGTGTGGGAAATGGTTGGTATGTATCCGCTGTGAGATGGGTGAGTATTCAAGATGAAAATTCTGCTGATGTCGCATATCCTTGGAGATTTTATTATAAACTGATAAGAAATGCCAATGTTTTGATAAATGGGGGAGATAATGCTTCCGGAAGCGAAACTACTAGAAATAATGCTTTAGGTCAAGCCTATGCTTTCAGAGCATTTTGTCATTTTCAATTAGTACAATTGTACGCTAAGAGATACGATGGTACGCCTAATCCTAATGGTATTCCGTTGAGGTTAGAGCCTAATGATGACCCGCTAGCAAGGTCTTCCGTTGAGGAAGTATATAAACAAATCAATGCAGATTTGGATAAATCAATAGAACTTTTAAACGGAATTAGTAGGGTACATAAATCACACTTTAATGTTGAAGTGGTAAGAGGTATCAAAGCAAGAGTAGCACTAGTTTTAGGAAATTACAAAGAGGCTGCTGAGCAGGCAAAACTAGCAAGACAAGGTTTTACTTTAATGAGCAATAGTACTTACAAGGCTGGTTTTAACAGCTTAGATAATCCAGAATGGATTTGGGGTAGCTCTATTAAAGAAGATCAAACAGCCTATTTTGCTAATTTCGGGGCTTATATGTCTAGAAATTTTAGTTCTACTAATATCAGACAGAATCCAAAGGCTATGAATAAGTTGCTTTACAGCAAGTTTCCTAGCACAGATGTGAGAACGCAAGTAGTGGATCCTACAGGAAAACACCTAAGTTTAAGTTTACCTTCCAATTTTGCTAAGTACCCTTATACTAGTCAAAAATTCTTAGCAGTAGGTACTGGAGATAGTAGAATGGATGTGCCTTATATGAGAGCTGCTGAAATGTATTTAATAGAAGCAGAGGCTCTAGCAAGATTAGGCAAAGAACCTGAATCTAAGGTTGTATTTACCGAATTTTCTAAAAACAGAAATCCAGCTTATGTAGCTACTACTGCTACAGGAGAAGCTTATATCAACGAAATATTAGACAGCCGCCGTATAGAACTGTGGGGAGAAGGCTTTAGATTTTTAGATTTAAAGAGACTTAACCAACCTCTTAACAGAACAGGCAGCAATCATAATAGTGTTGTAGTTAATAATGTATTTGAGGTATCAGCAGGGGACTCTCGTTGGACTTTCTTAATACCTAGAAGAGAGCTAAACGCAAATCCTCTTATCAAACAGAATTAG
- the ybeY gene encoding rRNA maturation RNase YbeY: MIQFFFEEIEPISISTDISKWLEQIILSEHKKLGKINYIFCDDEYLLKINQEHLQHDYYTDIITFDYVRGNTISGDIFVSLERVKDNASTLSKDHQSEFLRVLAHGILHLCGYKDKTEEDIKTMRGKEDFYLNKTTLAPR; encoded by the coding sequence ATGATACAATTCTTTTTTGAAGAAATAGAGCCCATTAGTATATCTACTGACATCAGCAAATGGCTAGAGCAAATCATCTTATCAGAACACAAAAAACTAGGCAAGATAAACTACATATTCTGTGATGACGAATACCTCCTCAAGATAAATCAAGAGCATTTACAACACGATTATTATACCGATATTATTACCTTTGACTATGTTAGAGGAAACACCATATCGGGCGATATTTTTGTGTCCTTAGAACGCGTTAAAGACAATGCCTCTACCCTATCCAAAGACCATCAGTCAGAATTTCTAAGAGTATTAGCTCACGGTATTTTGCATCTCTGCGGATACAAAGACAAAACGGAAGAAGACATTAAAACAATGCGTGGAAAAGAAGATTTCTACCTTAACAAAACCACCTTAGCCCCTCGTTAG
- a CDS encoding patatin-like phospholipase family protein: MLMKKVLWLSLLLAFFTYKSQVKDNLNIPKKPKIGLVLAGGGAKGFAHVGVLKVLDSLGVKVDYISGTSMGAIVGGLYASGYTGNDIEKIITNTDFYDIIANEKNRKETSFFSKTTDKYLLNIPIKNGKINVLPKAISTGQKNIYMLKDLFKNVSNVEDFAQLPIPFMCVTTNLESGKMKIFEKGDLIKAIMASSAYPSLMDPVKIGDSLYIDGAMTINYPAQPLKEKGMDIIIGVDLSQGLAKREDLQSAISILNQVIDFGIQNETKNQYQYIDINIHPNLDGMNATSYGDKEKILKIGYEKAQKYTDILSKLPKRKHTQLRVTSNPIYSNIYKIDSLEVNNNKIFSRSYLQGKMNLKTPSPQTYGSINKMVDKLYATNNYNLINYDIIQNNGKNTLQVTVDEDQSRYYLKFGLHYDELFKTGLLINATARRLLLPNSTVSLDIVVGDSPRYYFNYFMDNGYIPGLGVSSSGMKLNLKNNQGAITEDWTWLRNDVFIHSIWRDRYAIGGGLSHDYFKTNNPNISEIKNFINPYFFIKSDTQDNKNFPTRGFFLDAEAKILELFNEKNAEITPIQTKVDLRMNFSISSWLTYNLSLFGGFTANYDDLSHFYQYRIGGIFEQKLGNFAQMQGYYFGYTSSPNLLTATNNFQFRIQKSYFVTAHFSMANLFNEINLKEMLNINHKGLGITAGYKSPFGQIKINYSNPLNKNKGMLNVILGHWF; this comes from the coding sequence ATGCTTATGAAAAAAGTATTATGGCTGAGTTTACTATTAGCATTTTTCACTTACAAATCTCAAGTAAAGGATAATCTAAATATTCCCAAAAAACCAAAAATAGGTCTTGTTTTGGCAGGTGGCGGCGCTAAAGGTTTTGCTCACGTGGGTGTTCTTAAAGTTTTAGACTCGTTAGGTGTAAAGGTAGATTATATTTCGGGGACGAGTATGGGGGCTATTGTGGGTGGACTATATGCTTCTGGATACACAGGAAACGATATTGAGAAAATAATTACCAATACTGATTTTTACGACATCATCGCTAATGAAAAAAACAGAAAGGAAACTTCCTTTTTCAGCAAAACCACAGACAAATACCTCTTGAATATTCCTATAAAAAATGGCAAGATAAATGTGCTCCCTAAAGCTATTTCTACGGGACAAAAGAACATTTATATGCTTAAAGATTTATTTAAAAATGTTTCTAATGTAGAAGACTTTGCTCAACTTCCTATCCCATTTATGTGCGTTACCACAAACCTTGAAAGTGGTAAGATGAAAATTTTTGAAAAAGGAGATTTAATTAAAGCTATTATGGCGAGTTCTGCCTATCCTTCGCTTATGGACCCTGTTAAGATAGGTGATAGCCTTTATATAGATGGGGCTATGACCATCAACTACCCTGCACAACCTCTCAAAGAGAAAGGAATGGATATTATTATAGGAGTAGATTTAAGCCAAGGTTTAGCTAAAAGAGAGGATTTACAAAGTGCCATTAGTATCCTCAACCAAGTGATAGATTTTGGCATACAGAATGAAACCAAAAACCAATACCAATACATTGACATCAACATACATCCAAACCTAGATGGTATGAATGCCACTAGCTACGGAGACAAAGAAAAAATACTAAAAATAGGCTACGAAAAAGCTCAAAAATATACTGATATACTATCCAAACTTCCTAAACGAAAACATACCCAACTAAGAGTAACATCTAACCCTATTTACTCTAACATCTACAAAATAGATAGTTTAGAAGTGAATAACAATAAAATATTTAGCCGTTCATACCTACAAGGTAAAATGAACTTAAAAACACCTTCGCCACAAACTTACGGAAGTATCAATAAAATGGTGGACAAACTATACGCTACCAACAACTATAATCTTATCAACTATGATATCATTCAAAATAACGGGAAAAATACCCTCCAAGTTACAGTAGATGAAGACCAAAGCAGGTATTATCTTAAGTTTGGGTTACATTACGATGAATTGTTTAAAACAGGGCTCCTCATCAATGCCACCGCCAGAAGACTCCTACTGCCCAACTCCACCGTATCCTTAGATATAGTAGTGGGAGATAGCCCTAGATATTACTTTAACTACTTTATGGATAATGGCTATATACCAGGGCTTGGAGTTTCCTCATCAGGAATGAAATTAAACCTCAAAAACAACCAAGGTGCTATTACGGAAGATTGGACTTGGCTAAGAAACGATGTTTTTATCCATTCTATATGGAGAGATCGATACGCCATAGGTGGAGGGCTTAGCCACGATTATTTTAAAACGAATAATCCCAACATCAGTGAAATAAAAAACTTTATTAACCCTTATTTCTTTATTAAAAGCGATACACAGGACAACAAAAATTTCCCTACTAGAGGTTTCTTTCTAGATGCCGAAGCTAAAATATTAGAATTATTTAATGAGAAAAATGCCGAAATAACTCCCATACAAACCAAGGTAGACCTTAGAATGAATTTCTCTATCAGCAGTTGGCTCACCTATAATCTAAGCCTTTTTGGAGGGTTTACTGCCAATTACGATGATTTATCCCATTTCTATCAATACCGTATAGGTGGTATTTTTGAACAAAAACTAGGGAATTTTGCACAAATGCAAGGGTACTATTTCGGATACACGAGCAGCCCAAATCTATTAACGGCAACCAATAATTTTCAGTTCAGGATACAGAAAAGCTATTTCGTTACCGCTCATTTCAGTATGGCAAACCTTTTCAATGAAATCAATCTGAAGGAGATGCTAAATATCAATCATAAAGGATTAGGCATTACCGCAGGATACAAATCACCTTTTGGACAAATAAAAATAAACTACAGCAATCCACTAAACAAAAACAAAGGAATGTTAAATGTCATATTAGGACATTGGTTTTAA
- a CDS encoding DUF6261 family protein, with the protein MKISLGKLKTVTLAALAERLILASKNGNYTISISNHPLLKALEAEYDLYKDLVAKQLYSGKGAEVAKEDKERDKVFVGLKAYLKAYAALDLLPNQEKAVALYEVFKRNDLNLDKKSYADQSVLLNKLLAELDAEPNKTALNALNLTPVFNDLKTKQETFSNLLSEQTEANATLRLTKSASALRGDIEKSIRNYINLVSAM; encoded by the coding sequence ATGAAAATTAGTTTAGGGAAATTAAAAACCGTTACGCTTGCTGCGTTAGCAGAGCGTTTGATTTTGGCATCTAAGAATGGAAACTATACCATTAGTATAAGCAACCACCCTTTGCTAAAGGCTCTGGAGGCGGAGTATGATTTGTACAAAGATTTGGTGGCAAAACAGTTGTATAGCGGCAAAGGGGCAGAGGTTGCCAAAGAGGATAAGGAGCGAGATAAGGTTTTTGTGGGTCTTAAGGCGTATCTAAAAGCCTATGCGGCTCTGGACTTATTGCCAAACCAAGAGAAGGCGGTGGCGCTGTATGAGGTTTTTAAGCGTAATGATTTGAATTTGGATAAAAAGTCTTACGCAGACCAGTCTGTATTGCTTAACAAATTGCTCGCAGAACTAGATGCAGAACCCAATAAAACGGCTCTAAATGCTCTGAATTTAACCCCTGTATTTAATGATTTAAAAACGAAACAAGAAACATTTTCTAACCTGCTGTCAGAACAAACCGAAGCGAATGCAACATTAAGACTAACTAAATCTGCTAGTGCCTTGCGTGGGGATATAGAAAAATCAATACGGAACTATATCAATTTGGTGTCGGCAATGTAA
- a CDS encoding SusC/RagA family TonB-linked outer membrane protein: MKKTIITVFSLSLVLCGNEVYGQRKKDSTKTKEIEEVVVVAYGKQRKETVVGANAEIKAKDLAQRSLTNVAQALDGATPGVQVSTSTGQPGSGPAIRIRGFSSIGSNNSPLFIVDGTVYNGNIANLNPDDIESLNILKDAASTSLYGSSAANGVVMITTKKGKKGRSQFNFSASTGISTRSIPEYDRLNAAQYYPIVWEAIRNGQLYKPSGAMSLADANAYASRTLIPDVLKNNVYNVPDNQLVIDGVLNPNASLIYDDLDWQKEFFKVGMRQNYDFNYSGGTDKTTYYASFGYLKEDAYALSSDYERISARLNIDTQIKDWFKVGSNLAYSNSFSNQAIDGVDNNSSYVNPFNWTRNIGPIYNVYAHDPITGGYIYDKEGNRVYDAGDKRGAGAAGGRHVIQETLLNRNYDKIYNINSRFFGEFKLLPELTFTTNVGYDLRNYKGIAYRNKIIGDAVPNGAASRTVTESRTITFNQLLNYDKSFGHHNLNVLLGHENISYKYEYVYGRKTNQVVDNNDELVNFVTPTNLTSYDRILPKESYFSRLNYDYNRKYLLSASVRRDGSARFHKDVRWATFWSLGAGWRIDQENFLKGNSTISQLKLRGSYGQVGNDGSYSTDVSYYAWQPLYSLGYNNGDYAGVMMSSVGNTQLTWESNTQLDAALEFGFFNNRITGSVEYYKRGTDGLILSVPKPDSSGNLSRDENSGALVNSGIEVALSIDVIKTNNFKWNLNVNASTLKNEITKFPQDERIVGTKKYMVGKSIYDYWLRQWYGVDPADGMGLFYASDEAIAKGGTTLREINGVKVTTNHNDAKYDYSGSAIPQLFGSFGTTFRYKSVSLSALFTYQLGGKTYDSNYGGLMSAYPQGDALSTDILRRWQKPGDVTDVPRLDASNYQSVGVGSSRWLVNSDYITLRQVTLSYEMPREIVNPIGVNNLKIFVNGENIWSKTARKGLEPAQSFSGVTANRFTPARIISFGFSTNF, encoded by the coding sequence ATGAAGAAAACAATTATTACTGTTTTTTCTTTGTCATTGGTGCTTTGTGGAAACGAAGTCTATGGACAAAGGAAAAAAGATTCTACGAAAACAAAAGAAATTGAGGAAGTAGTAGTAGTGGCTTATGGTAAGCAAAGGAAAGAAACGGTAGTAGGAGCAAATGCCGAAATAAAAGCAAAAGATTTAGCTCAAAGGTCTTTAACTAATGTAGCTCAAGCTCTAGATGGAGCTACCCCAGGAGTACAGGTTTCTACAAGTACAGGGCAGCCTGGTAGTGGTCCAGCAATTAGAATCAGAGGATTTAGTTCCATAGGCTCAAACAATAGCCCTTTGTTTATAGTAGATGGAACGGTTTATAATGGAAATATAGCTAATCTAAATCCTGATGATATAGAATCTTTGAATATATTAAAGGATGCAGCTTCGACCTCTTTGTATGGCTCTAGTGCAGCTAATGGGGTGGTTATGATTACTACTAAAAAGGGAAAAAAAGGAAGATCTCAGTTTAATTTTAGTGCAAGTACTGGTATATCTACGAGATCTATTCCTGAATATGACCGATTGAATGCAGCTCAATATTATCCAATAGTATGGGAGGCTATAAGAAACGGACAACTTTATAAACCTAGTGGAGCGATGTCGTTGGCAGATGCTAATGCTTACGCTTCTAGAACATTGATACCCGATGTCTTGAAAAATAATGTGTATAATGTCCCAGACAACCAGTTAGTAATAGATGGAGTTTTAAATCCTAATGCATCTTTAATATATGATGATTTAGATTGGCAAAAGGAGTTTTTTAAGGTAGGTATGAGACAAAACTATGATTTCAATTATAGTGGGGGAACAGATAAAACGACTTACTATGCATCATTTGGATATCTTAAAGAAGATGCTTACGCTTTGAGTTCAGACTATGAGAGAATTTCAGCTAGATTAAATATAGATACCCAAATTAAAGACTGGTTTAAGGTAGGTAGTAATTTGGCTTATTCCAACTCATTTTCTAACCAAGCTATAGATGGAGTAGATAATAATAGTTCTTATGTTAATCCATTTAATTGGACTAGAAATATAGGACCTATTTATAATGTTTATGCTCATGACCCAATTACCGGAGGATATATATATGATAAAGAAGGTAATCGTGTTTATGATGCAGGAGATAAGAGAGGAGCAGGAGCGGCTGGAGGTAGACATGTCATTCAAGAAACATTACTGAACAGAAATTATGATAAAATATATAATATTAATTCAAGATTTTTTGGAGAGTTTAAATTGTTACCAGAATTAACATTCACTACCAATGTGGGTTATGACTTAAGAAATTATAAAGGAATAGCTTATCGTAATAAGATTATAGGCGATGCAGTGCCTAATGGGGCGGCATCAAGAACTGTTACAGAATCACGCACAATTACCTTTAATCAGTTACTTAATTATGATAAATCTTTTGGACATCATAATTTGAATGTACTATTGGGACACGAAAATATTTCTTACAAATATGAGTATGTTTATGGTCGTAAGACAAATCAAGTAGTTGATAATAATGATGAGTTAGTTAATTTTGTAACACCTACCAATTTAACTTCTTATGATAGAATTTTACCTAAGGAATCTTATTTTTCTAGATTAAATTATGATTATAACAGAAAATATCTACTTTCGGCTTCTGTAAGGAGAGATGGGTCTGCTAGGTTCCATAAAGATGTTCGTTGGGCTACATTTTGGTCATTAGGAGCAGGATGGAGAATAGACCAAGAGAATTTCTTAAAGGGTAATTCTACAATAAGTCAGTTAAAACTTAGAGGGTCTTACGGGCAAGTGGGTAATGATGGTAGCTATAGCACAGATGTCTCTTATTATGCTTGGCAACCTCTTTATAGTCTAGGTTATAACAATGGAGATTATGCAGGAGTAATGATGAGTAGCGTAGGTAATACACAATTAACGTGGGAAAGTAATACACAATTAGACGCTGCTCTAGAATTTGGATTTTTTAATAACAGAATTACAGGTAGTGTAGAATATTACAAGAGAGGTACAGATGGACTTATTTTATCTGTACCAAAACCAGATTCTTCTGGTAACCTTAGTAGAGATGAAAATTCAGGAGCATTAGTAAATTCAGGGATAGAGGTAGCCCTTAGTATAGATGTTATTAAAACAAATAACTTTAAATGGAACCTTAATGTGAATGCCTCAACTCTTAAAAACGAGATTACTAAATTCCCTCAAGATGAAAGAATAGTAGGAACGAAAAAGTATATGGTGGGAAAATCTATCTATGATTATTGGCTAAGACAGTGGTATGGAGTAGACCCAGCTGATGGTATGGGGTTATTCTATGCTTCCGATGAAGCTATAGCTAAAGGAGGAACTACTCTTAGAGAAATAAATGGAGTAAAAGTAACTACAAACCATAATGATGCAAAGTATGATTATTCGGGAAGTGCTATACCTCAACTCTTTGGTAGCTTTGGAACTACATTCCGATACAAATCAGTTTCCTTATCTGCATTATTCACTTATCAGTTAGGAGGTAAGACTTATGACAGTAATTATGGAGGTCTTATGAGTGCTTATCCTCAAGGAGATGCTCTTAGTACAGATATACTTAGAAGATGGCAAAAGCCAGGTGATGTAACAGATGTGCCTAGGCTAGATGCATCTAATTACCAAAGTGTAGGGGTAGGTTCTAGCAGATGGTTGGTAAATTCGGATTATATTACTTTAAGACAAGTAACTTTATCTTACGAAATGCCTAGAGAGATTGTAAATCCGATAGGGGTTAATAATCTTAAGATATTTGTTAACGGAGAAAATATATGGTCTAAAACAGCTAGAAAAGGTCTAGAACCAGCACAAAGTTTCTCAGGTGTTACGGCTAATAGATTTACACCTGCTAGAATTATTAGTTTTGGTTTTTCTACTAATTTTTAA
- a CDS encoding GYDIA family GHMP kinase, whose product MEHYFSSGKLLITSEYVVLDGAKALALPTKMGQDLWVEEKKDNNAKIFWETYHQNQLWLYIEIDYRKWEIISTNLKPNAEFILKVLKYLQSISLEKLKKGVSYHIKTNLQFPANYGLGSSSTLMANLAKWAKTDAFLLNENTLGGSGYDVAVALEEQSILYQLKPFREVVPVHFLPKFKDDLLFIHLNQKQDSREGIALYKAREKSKKDIAFFSELTDAVLKSDSLEEFSKLMMAHEQKLSEFLGIPTAKELYFSDCPGFIKSLGAWGGDFIMVENFSGARSYFEEQGFSNIFKFSDIIL is encoded by the coding sequence ATGGAACATTATTTCTCATCAGGAAAACTACTCATCACTTCAGAGTATGTTGTTTTAGACGGTGCTAAAGCTTTGGCATTACCAACCAAAATGGGGCAAGATTTGTGGGTAGAAGAAAAAAAGGATAACAATGCTAAAATCTTTTGGGAAACCTATCATCAAAACCAGTTGTGGCTGTATATAGAGATAGATTATCGTAAGTGGGAGATTATTTCTACTAACTTAAAACCTAATGCCGAATTTATCCTAAAAGTATTAAAGTATCTGCAATCTATTTCGCTGGAAAAGTTAAAAAAAGGAGTTTCCTATCATATCAAAACTAATCTTCAGTTTCCTGCCAATTATGGTCTAGGGAGTAGCTCTACACTTATGGCTAACTTAGCAAAGTGGGCAAAAACAGATGCATTTCTTCTTAACGAAAATACATTGGGAGGTAGTGGCTACGATGTGGCTGTAGCATTAGAAGAACAATCTATATTGTACCAACTAAAGCCCTTTAGGGAAGTTGTGCCTGTACATTTTTTACCTAAATTCAAAGACGATTTACTCTTTATACATTTAAACCAAAAGCAAGACAGTAGAGAAGGTATTGCTTTATATAAGGCAAGGGAAAAATCTAAAAAGGATATAGCTTTTTTTTCAGAACTTACCGATGCAGTACTAAAATCAGATAGTTTAGAAGAATTTTCAAAACTGATGATGGCACACGAGCAAAAACTTTCTGAATTTTTAGGGATACCTACAGCTAAAGAACTTTATTTTTCAGATTGTCCAGGGTTTATAAAAAGTTTAGGAGCTTGGGGTGGAGATTTTATTATGGTTGAGAATTTTTCTGGAGCAAGGTCTTATTTTGAGGAACAAGGTTTCTCTAATATTTTTAAATTTTCGGATATAATTTTATGA
- the pckA gene encoding phosphoenolpyruvate carboxykinase (ATP) has protein sequence MKNLKIIQELHNLGITGYHEVVYNPSYEELYKAEVSDKNKGFEKGAQTESGAVAVKTGIFTGRSPKDRYIVLDDITKDTIHWDGNVNRPTSPEVFAHCKDLVLKQLSTSKKLYVVDVFCGTNPDTRLKVRFVMEVAWQAHFVTNMFIRPSVHELENFGEPDFVVMNGSKTTNPDWEKQGLNSENFVMFNLTEKIQIIGGTWYGGEMKKGMFAMMNYYLPLKGMASMHCSANVGEKGDVALFFGLSGTGKTTLSADPKRYLIGDDEHGWDNNGVFNYEGGCYAKVIDLTEEKEPDIFRAIKRDALLENVVVNEYGEIDYKDGSITENTRVSYPIYHINKIVLPSKAGHASKIIYLSADAFGVLPPVSILSEDQAQYHFLCGYTSKLAGTERGITEPTPSFSPAFGEAFLTLHPTMYSKTLISKMKEHGAKAYLVNTGWNGTGKRISLKDTRAIIDAILDGSIDNAPKSVVPVMNLEIPTSLPNVSEGILDPRDTYATPAEWEEKAKSLAAKYIKNFEQYTDTEEGKRLVAAGPQI, from the coding sequence ATGAAAAATTTAAAGATTATCCAAGAGTTGCACAATTTGGGGATTACAGGTTACCATGAAGTCGTGTATAATCCTAGTTATGAAGAGCTTTATAAAGCAGAGGTTTCTGATAAGAACAAAGGCTTTGAGAAAGGAGCTCAAACAGAATCAGGAGCGGTAGCTGTTAAAACAGGAATTTTTACAGGGAGATCCCCTAAGGATAGATACATCGTATTAGATGATATTACTAAAGATACAATACACTGGGATGGTAATGTTAACAGACCCACTTCTCCAGAAGTTTTTGCACATTGTAAAGATTTAGTTCTTAAGCAACTTTCTACATCTAAAAAACTTTATGTGGTAGATGTTTTCTGCGGAACTAACCCTGATACTAGACTTAAAGTAAGATTTGTAATGGAGGTGGCTTGGCAAGCACACTTTGTTACCAATATGTTCATTAGACCATCTGTTCACGAGTTAGAAAACTTCGGAGAGCCTGATTTTGTTGTGATGAACGGTTCTAAAACTACTAACCCTGATTGGGAAAAACAAGGTCTAAACTCTGAAAACTTTGTGATGTTTAACCTTACAGAAAAAATCCAAATTATAGGAGGTACTTGGTACGGTGGAGAGATGAAGAAAGGTATGTTCGCGATGATGAACTACTACCTACCACTTAAAGGTATGGCATCTATGCACTGTTCTGCCAATGTAGGAGAGAAAGGAGATGTAGCGTTATTCTTTGGTCTTTCAGGAACAGGTAAAACAACGCTTTCTGCAGACCCGAAAAGATACCTAATAGGTGATGATGAGCACGGTTGGGATAACAACGGAGTATTCAACTACGAAGGTGGTTGCTATGCTAAAGTTATCGACCTTACAGAAGAAAAAGAGCCAGACATCTTTAGAGCTATTAAAAGAGATGCATTGCTAGAAAATGTTGTGGTAAATGAATACGGTGAGATAGATTACAAAGACGGTTCTATTACAGAAAATACTAGAGTTTCTTATCCTATCTACCATATCAATAAGATAGTACTTCCTTCTAAGGCAGGACACGCTAGTAAGATTATATATCTATCTGCTGATGCTTTTGGGGTATTGCCTCCAGTATCTATACTTTCAGAAGACCAAGCACAATATCACTTCTTATGTGGATACACTTCTAAGTTAGCAGGAACTGAGAGAGGTATCACAGAACCTACACCTTCGTTCTCACCAGCGTTTGGAGAAGCATTTCTTACTTTACACCCAACAATGTACTCTAAAACATTGATTAGCAAAATGAAAGAGCACGGTGCTAAGGCTTATTTAGTAAACACTGGGTGGAATGGTACAGGTAAGAGAATTTCATTAAAAGATACAAGAGCTATCATTGATGCTATTTTAGATGGTTCCATAGATAATGCACCTAAGAGCGTAGTTCCTGTAATGAATTTAGAAATTCCTACTTCGTTACCTAATGTTTCTGAAGGTATTCTAGATCCAAGGGATACTTACGCTACACCAGCAGAATGGGAAGAAAAAGCAAAATCTCTAGCAGCTAAGTATATTAAGAATTTTGAACAATATACAGATACCGAAGAAGGTAAGAGATTAGTAGCGGCAGGACCTCAGATATAA